A region from the Sulfurivermis fontis genome encodes:
- a CDS encoding late competence development ComFB family protein, with product MNFENIHNYYEKLVLEHLQDALTKQQGITDQDLLEDVACVALNRLPTRYVRHDVDTAFFTSDEEWQRMEKQVAAAVAAALDYVRERGDMRD from the coding sequence ATGAACTTCGAGAACATCCATAACTATTACGAAAAACTGGTGCTGGAACATCTGCAGGATGCCCTGACCAAGCAGCAGGGCATCACCGATCAGGACCTGCTGGAAGACGTGGCCTGTGTCGCCCTCAACCGCCTGCCCACCCGCTACGTGCGCCATGACGTGGACACGGCCTTCTTCACCAGCGACGAGGAATGGCAGCGCATGGAAAAACAGGTGGCGGCGGCGGTGGCGGCGGCCCTCGACTATGTGCGCGAACGCGGTGACATGCGCGACTGA
- the pgl gene encoding 6-phosphogluconolactonase, giving the protein MTCATDHVPSGPQLHILPDTDALYRAAAERLLELGNQTLAQRDAFHLALAGGATPQGLYALLARQPERLDWSRVHLYFGDERGVPPEHRDSNYRMVREALLDPLPVAPQVHRIAGELAPEQAAADYAALLRHHLPADGFDLLLLGLGPDGHIASLFPGSDALNQRKQTVVADYVPKLDSWRITLTLPALNRARHVMLLVSGARKADVVRHVLRNIAHANPLPVEMLRPKGQLEWFVDAQAARHITPRS; this is encoded by the coding sequence GTGACATGCGCGACTGATCATGTCCCGTCCGGCCCCCAGCTCCACATCCTGCCGGATACTGATGCACTGTATCGTGCAGCGGCGGAGCGACTGCTGGAACTGGGCAACCAGACCCTCGCCCAACGCGATGCCTTTCACCTCGCCCTCGCCGGCGGCGCCACGCCGCAGGGACTGTATGCCCTGCTGGCCAGACAGCCGGAACGCCTCGACTGGTCCCGGGTGCATCTGTATTTCGGTGATGAGCGCGGCGTGCCGCCGGAACACCGCGACAGCAACTACCGCATGGTGCGGGAGGCCCTGCTCGACCCTCTGCCGGTCGCGCCGCAGGTACACCGCATCGCCGGCGAACTGGCGCCGGAACAGGCCGCTGCCGACTATGCCGCACTGTTGCGCCACCACCTCCCGGCAGACGGCTTCGATCTGCTGCTGCTCGGCCTCGGCCCCGACGGCCACATTGCCTCGCTGTTTCCCGGCAGCGACGCGCTCAACCAGCGCAAACAGACCGTGGTGGCCGACTACGTGCCCAAGCTCGACAGCTGGCGCATCACCCTTACCCTGCCGGCGCTCAACCGCGCCCGCCATGTGATGCTGCTGGTGAGCGGCGCCCGCAAGGCCGACGTGGTGCGCCACGTGCTGCGCAACATCGCCCACGCCAATCCGCTGCCGGTGGAAATGCTGCGCCCGAAGGGGCAACTGGAGTGGTTCGTCGATGCCCAGGCCGCGCGCCACATCACCCCCAGAAGCTGA